The sequence below is a genomic window from Globicephala melas chromosome 14, mGloMel1.2, whole genome shotgun sequence.
AAGAGGTGGAGATGCTGGACTGCGACGGGCTGAAAATGGACTCGAACAAGGAGTTTGTGACTTCCAACGAGAGCACCGAGGAGAGCTCCAACTGCGAGACCGGCTCTCCCCAGAAGGGCCGCGGCGGCCTGGGCAAGAGGAGGAAGGCTCCCACCAAGAAGAGCCCCTTGAGCGGGGTCAGCCAGGAAGGGAAGCAGGTCCAGCGCAATGCGGCCAACGCGCGCGAGCGGGCCCGGATGCGGGTGCTGAGCAAGGCCTTCTCCAGGCTCAAGACCACGCTGCCCTGGGTGCCCCCGGACACCAAGCTCTCCAAGCTGGACACGCTTAGGCTGGCGTCCAGCTACATCGCCCACTTGAGGCAGATCCTGGCCAACGAC
It includes:
- the TCF21 gene encoding transcription factor 21, with translation MSTGSLSDVDDLQEVEMLDCDGLKMDSNKEFVTSNESTEESSNCETGSPQKGRGGLGKRRKAPTKKSPLSGVSQEGKQVQRNAANARERARMRVLSKAFSRLKTTLPWVPPDTKLSKLDTLRLASSYIAHLRQILANDKYENGYIHPVNLTWPFMVAGKPESDLKEVVTASRLCGTTAS